In Chlorocebus sabaeus isolate Y175 chromosome 11, mChlSab1.0.hap1, whole genome shotgun sequence, one DNA window encodes the following:
- the EMG1 gene encoding ribosomal RNA small subunit methyltransferase NEP1 isoform X2 produces the protein MAAPSGGFKPRERSGGEQAQDWDAVPPKRPRLGAGNKIGGRRLIVVLEGASLETVKVGKTYELLNCDKHKSILLKNGRDPGEVRPDITHQSLLMLMDSPLNRAGLLQVYIHTQKNVLIEVNPQTRIPRTFDRFCGLMVQLLHKLSVRAADGPQKLLKVSVEYTEKMVSISNYPLSAALTCAKLTTAFEEVWGVI, from the exons ATGGCTGCGCCCAGTGGTGGATTCAAGCCTCGTGAACGAAGCGGTGGGGAGCAGGCACAGGACTGGGATGCTGTGCCACCCAAGCGGCCCCGACTAGGGGCAGGAAACAAGATCGGAGGCCGTAGGCTTATTGTGGTGCTGGAAGGGGCCAGTCTGGAGACAGTCAAG GTAGGGAAGACATATGAGCTACTCAACTGTGACAAGCACAAGTCTATATTGTTGAAGAATGGACGGGACCCTGGGGAAGTGCGGCCAGACATCACCCACCAG AGTTTGCTGATGCTGATGGATAGTCCCCTGAACCGAGCTGGCTTGCTACAGGTTTATATCCATACACAGAAGAATGTTCTGATTGAAGTGAATCCCCAGACCCGAATTCCCAGAACCTTTGACCGCTTTTGTGGCCTCATGG TTCAACTTTTACACAAGCTCAGTGTTCGAGCAGCTGATGGCCCCCAGAAGCTCTTGAAG GTCAGTGTGGAGTATACAGAGAAGATGGTGTCCATCAGCAACTATCCCCTTTCTGCTGCCCTCACCTGTGCAAAACTTACCACAGCCTTTGAGGAAGTATGGGGGGTCATTTGA
- the EMG1 gene encoding ribosomal RNA small subunit methyltransferase NEP1 isoform X1, translated as MAAPSGGFKPRERSGGEQAQDWDAVPPKRPRLGAGNKIGGRRLIVVLEGASLETVKVGKTYELLNCDKHKSILLKNGRDPGEVRPDITHQSLLMLMDSPLNRAGLLQVYIHTQKNVLIEVNPQTRIPRTFDRFCGLMVQLLHKLSVRAADGPQKLLKVIKNPVSDHFPVGCMKVGTSFSIPVVSDVRELVPSSDPIVFVVGAFAHGKVSVEYTEKMVSISNYPLSAALTCAKLTTAFEEVWGVI; from the exons ATGGCTGCGCCCAGTGGTGGATTCAAGCCTCGTGAACGAAGCGGTGGGGAGCAGGCACAGGACTGGGATGCTGTGCCACCCAAGCGGCCCCGACTAGGGGCAGGAAACAAGATCGGAGGCCGTAGGCTTATTGTGGTGCTGGAAGGGGCCAGTCTGGAGACAGTCAAG GTAGGGAAGACATATGAGCTACTCAACTGTGACAAGCACAAGTCTATATTGTTGAAGAATGGACGGGACCCTGGGGAAGTGCGGCCAGACATCACCCACCAG AGTTTGCTGATGCTGATGGATAGTCCCCTGAACCGAGCTGGCTTGCTACAGGTTTATATCCATACACAGAAGAATGTTCTGATTGAAGTGAATCCCCAGACCCGAATTCCCAGAACCTTTGACCGCTTTTGTGGCCTCATGG TTCAACTTTTACACAAGCTCAGTGTTCGAGCAGCTGATGGCCCCCAGAAGCTCTTGAAG GTAATTAAGAATCCAGTATCAGATCACTTTCCAGTTGGATGTATGAAAGTTGGCACTTCTTTTTCCATCCCGGTTGTCAGTGATGTGCGTGAGCTGGTGCCCAGCAGTGATCCTATTGTTTTTGTGGTAGGGGCCTTTGCCCATGGCAAG GTCAGTGTGGAGTATACAGAGAAGATGGTGTCCATCAGCAACTATCCCCTTTCTGCTGCCCTCACCTGTGCAAAACTTACCACAGCCTTTGAGGAAGTATGGGGGGTCATTTGA